Genomic segment of Gemmatimonadota bacterium:
GCCATGGCATCGGCCAAGGCCTCGCGCAGTGCGCGGTCCCGGGGGAGCTGGTCGGCCGAAAACGGCAACGCGTCGCGCACCTGGAGGAGTCGCCGCGCCCCTTCATTAATCTGCTGGACCTGCTGGCGCGTATCGAGCGCAACGACGCCCTCGTTGAGGGCGTCGGACACGGCGCGGAGGAGGGCATCGTCCGCTTCGAGGGCTTCGACGCGCGCGGTCAGTTGTTCCGCCAGGCGGTGAAACGCCGACGCGAGTTCCCCAACTTCCCCCGGGGCCGAGAGACTAGGCCGCCGGCGCAAGTCACCCCCAGCGATCGCGCGCGCGTCGTCCCGCAGTTCCAGGATGGGTCGCGTGACGGACCGGGCGAACAGCAGGGCGAGCACGAGCGCAGCCAGGGCAGCGAGGGCGGCCGCGGAAAAGATGTCCCGGCGGAGCTGCGCTTCGACCAGGCTCTGCGTGGCGAAGGTCAGGGAGACGCGCGCAACCCCGTCCCCGTCGCGGACGGCGGCATACACCTCGACATCGCCGGCGGACGCGCTGCGGCGGACGGCCGTGCCGGTGTCGTGGCGGGTGGCCGACACCACCTCCGGTCGGCTGCGGTGGTTCTCCAGCTGGACGAGCGAGGCGTCGTCAAACTCGGAATCACCGGTCACCCGGCCGTCCGTGGCGATCAGCGTGACCCGGTGACCGAGGGCCGCTCCCATCTGGTCTGCGAGCGAATCCGGGTTCGACGCACCGGCCGTCACCATGGCCACGAGCCGTGCCTCGCGGAGAAGTCCGGCAGCGGCCTGCTCGAGGAGTCGCTCACGCACGCGTCGCTCGACACTGGTGACCACCAGTGCGACCAACACAAGAATGATGAAGAGAAACCCGCCGAGAAGTCGCTGCGAAAGCCTCACGCACTACGTGGTTGCGCTGACTTCAATCTATAGCCGAAGCCGCGCACCGTTTCGATCATGTCGCCTGCGCTTCCCAGTTTCGTCCGCAGTCGCTGGACGTGCATGTCGACCGTCCGCGTCTGAATATCGGGTGCGGCCTCCCAGACCGTCTCGAGCAGGAGCCCGCGGGCCTGTACGCGCCCACGACGCTCGGCGAGGGTGAGCAGGAGCCGGTACTCGGTTGGCGTCAGTTCGAGTTCGCCGGTGCCGTCCACCATGACCCGGTGCGCGGCGCGGTCGATGAGGATGGGCCCGACCCGCAGGGTCTCTGAGCTCACCGGTAGCGCCTGCTGCAGTCGTCGCAGGATGGCGCCCACGCGGAGCACGAGTTCCTGGGGCGAGAAGGGCTTGGTCAGGTAGTCGTCCGCGCCTAACGTGAGTCCACGGATGCGATCCGGTTCCTCGCGGCGCGCGGTCAGCATGAGGACGGCGATGGACCGCGTCGCGTCCTCGGAACGGAGCGCCTCGAGCACCTCGAAGCCGGACATGCCGGGGAGCATCAAGTCGAGGACGACCAGTGCGGGGTGATCCTGGCGCGCCTGGGCAATGGCATCCGGGCCGCTGCCGGCGGTCGAGACGCGATAGCCCGCCTTGACCAGGTGAAAGGCCACGAGGGCGACGATATCCGGTTCGTCGTCCACGACGAGGATTCGTTCACCGACCTGCGGGGAAGCAGTCACGCGTGGGGTGGCGCAAGGCGCCGCTGGATGTGGCCAACGAGCAGCTCAATGGCGACCTGATTGTGCCCGCCATCCGGGACAATCACGTCGGCGTAGCGCTTGCCGGGTTCGACAAACTGCAAGTGCATGGGCCGCACGGTGGTAAGATATTGGTCCAGGATCTCGCCGAGGGGACGTCCACGCTTGGCCATGTCTCGCCGAATCCGGCGGACCAGTCGTACGTCGGCATCCGCGTCCACGAAAACCTTTACGTCACAGAGTTGTCGCACGCGTTCGTCCACGAACAGCAGGATCCCGTCGGTAACGACCACGTCGGCGGGTGGGACGGCCACCGTGGCCGCCGACCGTGTGTGCGTGACGAAATCGTAGACCGGTTTCTCGATCGCCTCGCCTCGCCGCAATGCCTCGAGGTGTCGGACGAAATGATCGAGATCAAGACGCTCGGGATGATCCCAGTTAAGGCGTCGCCGCTCGGCCATCGAGAGGTGCGCGTGGTTGCGGTAGTAAGCGTCCATTTCGAGGAACGCCACGGACGCTCCCACCACGGCCTCTGCGACCCTTCTCGCAACGGTCGACTTGCCTGACCCAGTGCCACCCGCCACCCCGATGATCAACGGCTGCATCATGCCCACCCCGTCGTTGCACAATCAGGGAGCCATGTAACAAAAAACAGCGACGGGTCGGTAACGGTCATGTAT
This window contains:
- a CDS encoding response regulator; protein product: MTASPQVGERILVVDDEPDIVALVAFHLVKAGYRVSTAGSGPDAIAQARQDHPALVVLDLMLPGMSGFEVLEALRSEDATRSIAVLMLTARREEPDRIRGLTLGADDYLTKPFSPQELVLRVGAILRRLQQALPVSSETLRVGPILIDRAAHRVMVDGTGELELTPTEYRLLLTLAERRGRVQARGLLLETVWEAAPDIQTRTVDMHVQRLRTKLGSAGDMIETVRGFGYRLKSAQPRSA
- a CDS encoding HAMP domain-containing protein; translation: MRLSQRLLGGFLFIILVLVALVVTSVERRVRERLLEQAAAGLLREARLVAMVTAGASNPDSLADQMGAALGHRVTLIATDGRVTGDSEFDDASLVQLENHRSRPEVVSATRHDTGTAVRRSASAGDVEVYAAVRDGDGVARVSLTFATQSLVEAQLRRDIFSAAALAALAALVLALLFARSVTRPILELRDDARAIAGGDLRRRPSLSAPGEVGELASAFHRLAEQLTARVEALEADDALLRAVSDALNEGVVALDTRQQVQQINEGARRLLQVRDALPFSADQLPRDRALREALADAMAGRSVDGVETRLADRVVTITARPLTGGGAVLALFDITPIRRLETVRRDFVANVSHELKTPLTVVSGFAETLQDESVSPEQRQQFLTTILNNTQRMHRLVDDLLDLSRIESGGWRPAPVLMDFGAVAGETLSSFSEVAGHKGLELKVEIAPDATAIRMDPTAIRQILTNLVHNAIRHTARGAVTIFSHRSAEQLTFGVRDTGSGIAAEHLPRVFERFYRVDASRSRAEGGTGLGLAIVKHLVEAHGGAVTAESAVGSGTTFRVTLPG
- the udk gene encoding uridine kinase, with protein sequence MQPLIIGVAGGTGSGKSTVARRVAEAVVGASVAFLEMDAYYRNHAHLSMAERRRLNWDHPERLDLDHFVRHLEALRRGEAIEKPVYDFVTHTRSAATVAVPPADVVVTDGILLFVDERVRQLCDVKVFVDADADVRLVRRIRRDMAKRGRPLGEILDQYLTTVRPMHLQFVEPGKRYADVIVPDGGHNQVAIELLVGHIQRRLAPPHA